One Bradyrhizobium manausense DNA segment encodes these proteins:
- a CDS encoding outer membrane protein gives MRNKLIAAFACTTALVSTGAASAADLAARPYTKAPAYIEPLFNWTGFYVGGHIGGAWTNEQFINNGVGAPFGDLTPGQGYRQRNSGIMGGAQIGYNWQANNYVFGMEGTISGLDNKGSFTNTAFGAANDVFSWRANLLATVVGRAGFAVQNNLFYFKGGYAGVNNRLSVTDPVVTGTGGQTHWANGWTVGAGWEYGITRNWIVGLEYNYAAFGSQTYQLGGTSGNYTFDAKPRDIQWAVVRASYKFDAPVIARY, from the coding sequence ATGCGTAATAAACTGATTGCCGCCTTCGCCTGCACGACCGCTCTGGTTTCGACCGGCGCCGCTTCCGCCGCCGACCTCGCTGCGCGCCCCTACACGAAGGCGCCGGCCTATATCGAGCCGCTGTTCAACTGGACCGGCTTCTATGTCGGCGGCCATATCGGTGGCGCCTGGACCAACGAGCAGTTCATCAACAATGGCGTCGGCGCACCGTTCGGCGATCTGACGCCGGGCCAGGGCTATCGTCAGCGCAACTCCGGCATCATGGGCGGCGCCCAGATCGGATACAACTGGCAGGCCAACAATTACGTGTTCGGCATGGAAGGCACGATCTCGGGCCTCGACAACAAGGGCTCGTTCACGAACACCGCTTTCGGTGCGGCGAACGACGTGTTCTCCTGGCGCGCCAATCTGCTGGCGACAGTCGTCGGTCGCGCTGGCTTCGCGGTTCAGAATAACCTGTTCTACTTCAAGGGCGGCTACGCCGGCGTCAACAATCGGCTCTCGGTCACCGACCCGGTCGTGACGGGGACGGGCGGTCAGACGCACTGGGCCAACGGCTGGACCGTCGGTGCTGGCTGGGAATACGGCATCACCCGCAACTGGATCGTCGGCCTCGAGTACAATTACGCAGCCTTCGGCAGCCAGACCTATCAGCTCGGCGGCACCTCGGGCAATTACACGTTCGATGCCAAGCCGCGCGACATCCAGTGGGCTGTCGTTCGCGCCAGCTACAAGTTCGACGCGCCTGTGATCGCGCGCTACTGA
- a CDS encoding outer membrane protein: MKKIALALTAIAAMTGSASAADLAARPYVKAPMVAPVANWTGFYIFGGGGAGLSNSDQSIQTNPGAVPLTITQRQGGSGWFGTVGAGYDWQFSGTWVAGVFADGQFGSIRSTLQDPINGFTGNQKLEDSWAAGVRLGWLVAPNVLSYVNGGYSGAHFGGTNFTTLGGAATGIHTNSYNRNGWFVGGGVENSLNIFGISSPGWFMKTEYRSAFYDTKTINELDATNATNGFDIRANHWNQTISTSLVYRFNWTGPVVAKY; this comes from the coding sequence ATGAAGAAGATTGCTCTCGCACTGACCGCGATTGCGGCGATGACCGGTTCGGCTTCGGCGGCTGACCTTGCGGCCCGTCCCTATGTCAAGGCTCCGATGGTTGCTCCGGTTGCCAACTGGACCGGCTTCTACATCTTCGGCGGTGGCGGCGCTGGCCTCTCGAACTCCGACCAGTCGATCCAGACCAATCCGGGCGCGGTTCCGCTCACCATCACCCAGCGTCAGGGCGGTTCGGGCTGGTTCGGCACCGTCGGCGCCGGCTACGACTGGCAGTTCAGCGGCACCTGGGTGGCCGGCGTGTTCGCTGACGGTCAGTTCGGCAGCATCCGCTCCACTCTGCAGGATCCGATCAACGGGTTCACTGGCAACCAGAAGCTGGAAGACTCCTGGGCCGCTGGTGTTCGCCTCGGCTGGCTGGTTGCCCCGAACGTTCTCTCCTACGTCAACGGCGGTTACTCGGGCGCACACTTCGGCGGCACCAACTTCACGACCCTGGGCGGCGCTGCGACGGGTATCCACACCAACAGCTACAACCGCAACGGCTGGTTTGTTGGCGGCGGTGTTGAGAACAGCCTGAACATCTTCGGCATCTCCTCCCCCGGCTGGTTCATGAAGACCGAGTATCGTTCGGCCTTCTACGACACCAAGACCATCAACGAGCTTGATGCGACGAATGCTACCAATGGCTTCGACATTCGTGCGAACCACTGGAACCAGACGATTTCGACCTCCCTGGTCTATCGTTTCAACTGGACCGGCCCGGTCGTCGCCAAGTACTGA
- a CDS encoding caspase family protein yields the protein MTRRVFRILAALGLAASLCGFASFAHAEKRVALVVGNNDYKNVPKLLKAVNDARTMGDTLKQLGFQVMVAENQNRQQFSETLLAFDRAIEPGDTAFFFYAGHGFEIAGQNYLLPTDVPAATEGQEELVRDASILADRVVERLQNKRARTSILVFDACRNNPFERSGTRAVAGGGGLAPMTQLPEGVFSVFSAGPRQTALDRLSNDDANPNSVFTRTFARELLQPGENLVQVAQHTRRLVSEMADTVKHKQVPVYFDQMVDDVFLSGAAKDAAAAAARPADPAPQKLAALPPVSVPRVPKEETTNAPIASFSRHNGGWSVTFSFADPTLGVSWRMAGSGDFRETGFIDALDPRTRKRMPNPSIELPPDAQAGTIEVRYVDASGDMQGPFPIKFDPEAALIRDQRKILDMTATSWLSFRQFNGLLVYYSHLVSYRCAIREVRIGIDTAVPDKVLKLPPCDLRDPSAITAGMMLYEKLPPATQFMSVELTYRDGSVSEVKSFRTANRSNN from the coding sequence ATGACGCGTCGGGTTTTCAGAATTCTGGCAGCGCTAGGCCTGGCTGCGAGCCTTTGCGGTTTTGCCAGCTTTGCACACGCCGAAAAGCGTGTCGCGCTCGTCGTCGGCAACAACGACTACAAGAACGTTCCAAAACTCCTGAAGGCCGTCAACGACGCCCGCACCATGGGTGATACGCTGAAGCAGCTCGGCTTCCAGGTGATGGTCGCCGAAAACCAGAACCGCCAGCAATTCTCCGAGACGTTGCTCGCCTTCGACCGCGCGATCGAGCCCGGCGACACCGCATTCTTCTTTTACGCCGGCCACGGTTTCGAGATCGCGGGCCAGAACTATCTGCTGCCGACCGACGTGCCGGCGGCGACCGAAGGCCAGGAAGAGCTGGTGCGTGACGCCTCCATTCTCGCCGACCGTGTCGTCGAGCGTCTCCAGAACAAGAGGGCGCGCACCTCGATCCTGGTGTTCGACGCCTGCCGCAACAATCCGTTCGAGCGTTCGGGCACGCGCGCGGTCGCCGGCGGCGGCGGCCTCGCGCCGATGACGCAGTTGCCCGAGGGCGTGTTCTCGGTGTTCTCGGCAGGCCCGCGCCAGACCGCGCTCGATCGTCTCTCCAACGACGATGCCAATCCCAATTCGGTATTCACGCGCACGTTCGCCCGAGAGCTGCTTCAGCCCGGCGAAAACCTCGTGCAGGTCGCGCAGCACACGCGTCGCCTCGTCAGCGAGATGGCCGACACCGTCAAGCACAAGCAGGTGCCGGTCTATTTCGACCAGATGGTCGACGACGTCTTCCTCAGCGGTGCTGCGAAGGACGCGGCTGCCGCCGCGGCGCGTCCGGCCGATCCGGCGCCGCAGAAGCTTGCGGCGCTGCCGCCGGTCTCGGTGCCACGCGTGCCGAAAGAGGAGACCACCAACGCGCCGATTGCGAGCTTCTCCCGCCACAATGGCGGCTGGAGCGTGACGTTCTCCTTTGCCGATCCGACGCTCGGGGTGTCCTGGCGCATGGCCGGCAGCGGTGATTTCCGCGAGACCGGATTCATCGACGCGCTCGATCCGCGCACGCGCAAGCGAATGCCAAATCCTTCGATCGAGCTGCCGCCGGATGCGCAGGCCGGCACGATCGAGGTCCGTTACGTCGATGCCTCCGGCGACATGCAGGGCCCGTTCCCGATCAAGTTCGATCCGGAGGCGGCGCTGATCCGCGATCAGCGCAAGATCCTCGACATGACCGCGACGAGCTGGCTGTCGTTCCGGCAGTTCAACGGGCTGCTGGTCTATTATTCCCATCTGGTGTCGTATCGCTGCGCGATCCGCGAGGTGCGGATCGGCATCGACACGGCGGTGCCGGACAAGGTGCTGAAGCTGCCGCCCTGCGATCTCCGCGATCCCTCGGCCATCACGGCCGGCATGATGCTCTATGAGAAGCTGCCCCCGGCGACGCAGTTCATGTCGGTCGAATTGACCTACCGCGACGGCAGCGTGTCGGAGGTGAAGAGTTTCCGCACGGCGAACCGCAGCAACAATTGA
- a CDS encoding FMN-binding negative transcriptional regulator yields the protein MYTPPFFKPDRAASLKFAGERGFGTMCAFDGHKPVASPLPFYLTYAADGTPQAAFHVARHNPLVTLADGAVSWLLAVNGPDAYVSPDWYVSPDQVPTWLYQSVHLSGPVRLLSDDELAVQIDTLSDIFESWLLPKTPWTSGKMTAGRFETLKKAIVGLVMTVEEVEGSFKLNQHKSDADYAAIANALGEGDADAKQISELMRQARPHVFADDTKKLERSVP from the coding sequence ATGTACACGCCACCCTTTTTCAAGCCGGATCGCGCCGCAAGCCTGAAATTCGCGGGCGAGCGCGGTTTCGGCACCATGTGCGCCTTCGACGGCCACAAGCCGGTCGCATCGCCGTTGCCGTTTTACTTGACGTATGCGGCCGACGGCACGCCACAGGCTGCCTTTCATGTCGCCCGTCACAATCCGCTGGTAACGCTTGCGGATGGCGCGGTGTCCTGGCTGCTCGCGGTCAACGGCCCCGATGCCTATGTATCGCCTGACTGGTACGTCTCGCCTGATCAGGTGCCGACCTGGCTCTACCAGTCGGTGCATCTCAGCGGCCCGGTGCGGCTGTTGTCGGACGATGAGCTGGCGGTGCAGATCGACACGCTCAGCGACATCTTCGAGAGCTGGCTGTTGCCGAAGACGCCGTGGACATCAGGCAAGATGACGGCAGGCCGGTTCGAGACGTTGAAGAAGGCGATCGTGGGTCTGGTGATGACGGTTGAAGAGGTCGAAGGCAGCTTCAAGCTCAACCAGCACAAGTCGGACGCCGACTATGCAGCGATCGCGAATGCGCTTGGCGAAGGCGATGCCGACGCGAAGCAAATTTCAGAGTTGATGCGGCAGGCAAGGCCGCACGTTTTTGCAGACGATACGAAAAAGCTCGAAAGGAGCGTGCCATGA
- a CDS encoding helix-turn-helix transcriptional regulator, whose product MYRWCTDEVEPHDRFDYWREVRAKGLFGVTAELEREQRGDFYGEFSLGQVGNGALVELKASSYAVERSQADIGYAPGDSICVYQQLGGGGWFGGMRSSDFAIANGSFATSHTDLPYRTRPLGGAGFHLRILKIPVSGLATQDKRARELAPKPFNDPALAPLLDACFTDLGEAAASEGSLDAVPLVQALGHLALIERGIVRPGSRRGQAALRTARLSLARRLIARNLQDPDLAPTRVADLLGVSVRHLHMLFEVADRSFSQTVTEERLKQSRRLMREAPERLIADIATACGFESLATYYRVFNAAYGMAPGDFRAQAAGAR is encoded by the coding sequence GTGTATCGCTGGTGCACCGACGAGGTCGAGCCGCACGATCGCTTCGACTATTGGCGCGAGGTTCGCGCCAAGGGACTGTTCGGTGTCACCGCCGAACTGGAGCGCGAACAGCGCGGCGACTTTTACGGCGAATTCTCGCTGGGCCAGGTCGGCAATGGCGCCCTGGTGGAGCTGAAGGCCTCGTCCTACGCGGTCGAACGCAGCCAGGCCGACATCGGCTACGCACCGGGTGACAGCATCTGCGTCTACCAGCAACTCGGCGGCGGCGGCTGGTTTGGCGGCATGCGCTCCAGCGATTTCGCCATTGCCAATGGCAGCTTCGCCACCAGCCATACCGATTTGCCCTACCGCACGAGGCCGCTGGGTGGCGCCGGCTTCCACCTGCGGATCCTGAAGATCCCCGTCAGCGGCCTGGCGACCCAGGACAAGCGCGCGCGAGAGCTTGCGCCCAAGCCCTTCAACGATCCCGCGCTCGCCCCCCTGCTCGACGCCTGCTTTACCGATCTCGGCGAGGCGGCCGCGAGTGAGGGGTCGCTTGACGCCGTCCCGCTGGTGCAGGCGTTGGGGCATCTGGCGCTGATCGAGCGGGGTATCGTCAGGCCGGGCAGCCGGCGCGGACAGGCCGCACTCCGGACCGCCCGCCTGTCCCTGGCGCGGCGCCTGATCGCGCGCAATTTACAAGACCCCGATCTGGCGCCGACGCGGGTGGCCGACCTGCTCGGGGTCTCCGTGCGCCATTTGCACATGCTGTTCGAGGTGGCTGACCGCAGCTTCTCCCAGACCGTGACGGAAGAACGGCTGAAACAGAGCCGCCGCCTGATGCGTGAAGCGCCGGAGCGGCTGATCGCCGACATTGCCACCGCCTGCGGTTTCGAAAGCCTGGCGACCTACTACCGGGTCTTCAACGCCGCCTATGGCATGGCACCCGGCGATTTCCGGGCCCAGGCCGCAGGGGCGCGTTAA
- a CDS encoding FAD-dependent oxidoreductase encodes METVTPEQPVARVRKVRCCIVGGGPAGMMLGYLLGRAGIDVVVLEKHADFFRDFRGDTVHPSTLQVMDELGLIDDFLKLPHQRLQTMDGLIGGTKVRIADLRRLNTKYPFIAFMPQWDFLNFLREAGKRFASLEVLMNTEAVDLIHRGEAIAGVRARTPGGVIDIEADLTIACDGRHSTVRERAGFAVAEIGAPMDVLWFRVGRKPDETENLFARIEPGKMMVTFDRGDYWQCAYVIAKGQHEAVKARGLPALLDDVVRMAPVLKHGIADVKSFDDVKLLTVAINRLSRWTRPGLLCIGDAAHAMSPVGGVGVNLAVQDAVATANLLADKLTRGCPSDDELDAVRRRREFPVKMTQAMQVIVQNNIISGALKGGDRPLKVPLILRLISAWPWLQGIPARFIAIGVRPEHVHSKAAPAS; translated from the coding sequence ATGGAGACAGTTACCCCAGAACAGCCGGTGGCGCGCGTTCGAAAAGTCCGCTGCTGTATCGTCGGCGGCGGGCCCGCGGGCATGATGCTCGGCTATCTGCTGGGACGTGCCGGCATCGATGTCGTGGTGCTGGAGAAACACGCTGACTTCTTCCGCGACTTTCGCGGCGACACCGTGCATCCCTCGACGCTTCAGGTGATGGACGAACTCGGCCTGATCGACGATTTCCTCAAGCTGCCGCATCAGCGCCTGCAGACGATGGATGGCCTGATCGGCGGCACCAAGGTGCGGATCGCCGATCTCAGGCGGCTGAACACGAAATACCCATTCATCGCCTTCATGCCGCAATGGGACTTTCTCAATTTCCTGCGCGAGGCGGGCAAGCGCTTTGCTTCGCTCGAAGTGCTGATGAACACCGAAGCCGTCGACCTCATCCACCGCGGAGAGGCCATCGCCGGCGTGCGCGCCAGAACGCCTGGTGGTGTCATCGACATCGAGGCCGATCTCACCATCGCCTGCGACGGCCGGCATTCGACGGTGCGCGAACGTGCAGGGTTTGCCGTCGCGGAGATCGGTGCGCCGATGGACGTGCTCTGGTTCCGCGTCGGCCGCAAGCCGGACGAGACCGAGAACCTGTTTGCGCGCATCGAGCCCGGCAAGATGATGGTCACCTTCGATCGCGGCGATTATTGGCAATGCGCCTACGTCATCGCCAAGGGGCAACATGAAGCGGTGAAGGCGAGGGGATTGCCGGCGCTGCTCGACGATGTCGTGCGCATGGCGCCGGTTCTCAAGCACGGCATTGCCGACGTCAAGAGCTTCGACGACGTGAAGTTGCTGACGGTCGCGATCAACCGCTTGAGCCGCTGGACGCGGCCCGGGCTGCTTTGTATCGGCGACGCCGCCCATGCGATGTCGCCGGTCGGTGGCGTCGGCGTCAACTTGGCCGTGCAGGACGCGGTCGCGACCGCCAACCTGCTCGCCGACAAGCTGACGCGCGGCTGTCCATCCGACGATGAACTCGATGCCGTCAGGCGCCGGCGCGAATTCCCGGTGAAGATGACGCAGGCGATGCAGGTGATCGTGCAGAACAACATCATCAGCGGCGCGCTGAAGGGCGGCGATCGGCCGCTCAAGGTGCCGCTGATCCTGCGCCTGATCTCCGCCTGGCCGTGGCTTCAGGGCATTCCCGCGCGCTTCATCGCCATCGGCGTGCGACCCGAGCACGTGCATTCGAAAGCTGCGCCGGCATCCTGA
- a CDS encoding DedA family protein: MEQYAHAMADFVRLHQAWAAPIVFLLAFGESLAFISLLIPAWGALVAIGALIGASGISFYPVWIAGGIGAALGDWVSYWFGYRYKERVAQMWPLSRYPELLPKGEAFVRSWGVPSIFIGRFFGPLRASVPLAAGIFEMPYWSFQAANFTSALVWSAALLLFGDVIATVMEWIWRVI; encoded by the coding sequence ATGGAGCAGTACGCGCACGCAATGGCCGATTTCGTGCGCCTTCACCAGGCCTGGGCTGCTCCGATCGTGTTCCTGTTGGCGTTTGGGGAGTCGCTCGCTTTCATCTCGCTGCTGATCCCGGCCTGGGGTGCGCTGGTGGCGATCGGCGCACTGATCGGCGCGAGCGGCATCAGCTTTTATCCGGTCTGGATCGCTGGCGGGATCGGGGCGGCGCTCGGCGACTGGGTCTCCTATTGGTTCGGCTATCGCTACAAGGAGCGGGTCGCGCAGATGTGGCCGCTTTCGCGCTATCCGGAACTCCTGCCCAAGGGCGAGGCGTTCGTGCGCAGCTGGGGCGTGCCTAGCATCTTCATCGGCCGTTTCTTCGGCCCCTTGCGCGCCTCCGTGCCGCTCGCCGCAGGCATTTTCGAGATGCCGTACTGGAGCTTCCAGGCCGCCAATTTCACCTCGGCCCTGGTCTGGTCGGCCGCGCTTCTGCTGTTCGGTGACGTGATCGCGACGGTCATGGAGTGGATCTGGCGGGTGATCTGA
- a CDS encoding SDR family NAD(P)-dependent oxidoreductase, whose protein sequence is MTSNRFDLRGKVAIVTGGNGGIGLGLAHGLADAGADIAVVGRNEAKSAAAVADLKARGVKAISVTTDVADKAAIAAMVDRVVKDLGRIDILINNAGMSIRKPPHELELDEWNTVIQTNLTAAFLCSKLAYPALKASGNGKVINIGSMMSIFGASFAAAYAASKGGIVQYTRACANAWAPDNIQVNAILPGWIDTDLTRGARKQVSGLHERVLARTPAGRWGDIDDFAGIAVFLASSASNFVTGTAIPVDGGFSVMA, encoded by the coding sequence ATGACATCCAACCGGTTCGATCTCCGCGGCAAGGTCGCGATCGTCACAGGAGGCAATGGCGGCATCGGGCTTGGCCTCGCGCACGGGCTCGCCGACGCCGGCGCCGATATCGCCGTGGTCGGACGCAACGAGGCCAAGTCGGCCGCGGCCGTCGCCGATCTCAAGGCGCGCGGCGTGAAGGCGATCTCGGTCACCACCGACGTCGCCGACAAGGCTGCGATCGCCGCGATGGTGGACCGCGTCGTCAAGGATCTCGGCCGTATCGACATCCTCATCAACAATGCCGGCATGAGCATCCGCAAACCGCCGCACGAGCTCGAGCTCGACGAGTGGAACACGGTGATTCAAACCAACCTCACCGCAGCCTTCCTGTGCTCGAAGCTGGCCTATCCGGCGCTGAAGGCGTCGGGCAACGGCAAGGTGATCAACATCGGCTCGATGATGTCGATCTTCGGCGCGAGCTTCGCCGCCGCCTATGCTGCGAGCAAGGGCGGCATCGTGCAATACACGCGCGCCTGCGCCAACGCCTGGGCGCCCGACAACATCCAGGTCAACGCCATCCTGCCGGGCTGGATCGATACCGATCTCACCCGCGGTGCGCGGAAGCAGGTGTCGGGCCTGCACGAGCGCGTGCTGGCGCGCACGCCGGCGGGACGCTGGGGCGACATCGACGACTTCGCCGGCATCGCCGTCTTCCTCGCCTCATCCGCCTCGAACTTCGTCACGGGTACCGCCATCCCCGTCGACGGCGGGTTCTCCGTGATGGCCTGA
- the parE gene encoding DNA topoisomerase IV subunit B codes for MSKQLKTKTKDDLFAGNEPKGRASAAKAAPRASGGEADYTAADIEVLEGLEPVRRRPGMYIGGTDEKALHHLFAEVIDNSMDEALAGHATFIGVELTADGFLTVTDNGRGIPIDPHPKFPKKSALEVIMCTLHSGGKFDSKVYETSGGLHGVGISVVNALSSLLEVEVARSQKLYRMTFERGHPKGKLEDLGKINNRRGTRVRFKPDTDIFGAKAAFKPQRLFKMTRSKAYLFGGVEIRWNCAPELLKGVEDVPAEATFHFPGGLKDYLAAAIHADTLVHPDIFSGKSGRNGAHGACEWAVAWTADADGFLSSYTNTVPTPDGGTHESGLRSALLRGLKDHAERVGQGKRASSITSEDVMVGAAVMLSVFVREPEFQGQTKDRLATAEAQRIVEQAMKDPFDHWLSGNPNMANRLLDFVIDRAEERLRRRQEKETARKTAGKKLRLPGKLADCSNAGLDGSELFIVEGDSAGGSAKQARNRETQAVLPLRGKILNVASAGKDKLTANAQLSDLVQAIGCGQLLQYREEDLRYQRIIIMTDADVDGAHIASLLITFFYRQMPKLIDEGHLFLAVPPLYKLTHGQKSVYARDDKHKEELIKSAFNANAKVEVNRFKGLGEMMPAQLKETTMDPGKRTLLKVVLLPDDRDTTADSVERLMGTKAEARFAFISDKAEFASDELLDV; via the coding sequence ATGTCCAAGCAGTTGAAAACGAAAACAAAAGACGATTTGTTCGCGGGAAATGAGCCGAAGGGGCGCGCGAGCGCCGCGAAGGCCGCTCCGCGCGCCAGCGGTGGCGAAGCCGATTACACGGCCGCCGATATCGAAGTGCTCGAAGGCCTGGAACCGGTGCGGCGCCGGCCCGGCATGTATATCGGCGGCACCGACGAAAAGGCGCTGCACCACCTCTTTGCCGAGGTCATCGACAATTCGATGGACGAGGCGCTGGCCGGACACGCGACCTTCATCGGCGTGGAACTCACCGCAGACGGCTTCCTCACCGTCACCGACAACGGCCGCGGCATCCCGATCGATCCGCATCCGAAGTTCCCGAAGAAGTCGGCGCTCGAAGTCATCATGTGCACGCTGCATTCGGGCGGCAAGTTCGACAGCAAGGTCTATGAGACCTCGGGCGGCCTGCATGGCGTCGGCATCTCCGTCGTGAACGCCCTCTCCTCGCTCCTTGAGGTCGAGGTCGCGCGCAGCCAGAAGCTCTACCGCATGACGTTCGAGCGCGGCCACCCCAAGGGCAAGCTCGAGGACCTCGGCAAGATCAACAACCGCCGCGGAACGCGTGTGCGCTTCAAGCCCGACACCGACATCTTCGGCGCCAAGGCCGCGTTCAAGCCGCAGCGCTTGTTCAAGATGACGCGCTCGAAGGCGTATCTGTTCGGCGGCGTCGAGATCCGTTGGAACTGCGCGCCCGAGTTGCTGAAGGGCGTCGAGGATGTCCCGGCGGAAGCGACCTTCCATTTCCCCGGCGGTCTCAAGGACTATCTGGCGGCGGCGATCCACGCCGACACGCTGGTGCATCCCGATATCTTCTCCGGCAAATCGGGCCGCAACGGCGCGCATGGCGCCTGCGAATGGGCCGTCGCCTGGACCGCTGACGCCGACGGCTTCCTGTCGTCCTACACCAACACTGTGCCGACGCCCGATGGCGGCACGCATGAATCCGGCCTGCGCAGCGCGCTGCTGCGCGGCCTGAAAGACCACGCCGAGCGCGTCGGCCAGGGCAAGCGCGCCTCGTCCATCACCTCGGAAGACGTGATGGTGGGCGCAGCCGTGATGCTGTCGGTGTTCGTGCGCGAGCCTGAATTCCAGGGCCAGACCAAGGATCGTCTCGCCACTGCCGAGGCGCAGCGCATCGTCGAACAGGCGATGAAGGATCCGTTCGACCATTGGCTGTCGGGCAATCCGAACATGGCCAACCGGCTGCTCGATTTCGTGATCGACCGCGCCGAGGAAAGGCTGCGGCGGCGTCAGGAAAAAGAGACCGCGCGGAAAACCGCCGGCAAGAAGCTGCGCCTGCCGGGCAAGCTCGCCGACTGCAGCAACGCCGGCCTGGACGGCTCCGAGTTGTTCATCGTCGAGGGCGACTCGGCCGGTGGTAGCGCCAAACAGGCCCGCAACCGTGAAACACAGGCCGTGCTGCCGCTGCGCGGCAAGATCCTCAACGTCGCTTCAGCCGGCAAGGACAAGCTGACCGCGAACGCGCAGCTCTCCGATCTCGTGCAGGCGATCGGCTGCGGTCAGCTCCTGCAATACCGCGAAGAGGATCTGCGCTATCAGCGCATCATCATCATGACCGACGCAGACGTCGACGGCGCGCACATTGCCTCGCTGTTGATCACCTTCTTCTACCGGCAGATGCCGAAGCTGATCGACGAAGGACATCTCTTCCTCGCAGTGCCGCCGCTCTACAAGCTGACCCACGGGCAGAAGTCGGTCTACGCACGCGACGACAAGCACAAGGAAGAGCTGATCAAGAGCGCCTTCAACGCCAACGCCAAGGTCGAGGTGAACCGCTTCAAAGGCCTCGGCGAGATGATGCCGGCCCAGCTCAAGGAAACCACCATGGATCCGGGCAAGCGGACGCTGCTCAAGGTGGTCCTGCTGCCAGACGACCGCGACACTACGGCGGATTCGGTCGAGCGCCTGATGGGCACCAAGGCCGAGGCCCGCTTTGCCTTCATCTCCGACAAGGCCGAATTCGCGAGCGACGAGCTGCTCGACGTCTGA